One stretch of Rhodohalobacter sp. SW132 DNA includes these proteins:
- a CDS encoding TorF family putative porin has protein sequence MKIIQKPLRLIKIALIAIFGVSLSLTLQPETATAQEIDTGVDLYSTYVFRGVAFSGPAIQPYVEFSAGGFAIGAWGSQGIDGSAADGYMGFQEMDLYAAYEFDFGLSLGITDYYYPGSEYFDGDSHAFELNAGFEIENFSLSGNYILNEAEGAGSSGSDLYFEAGLSLGAADLFLGAGDGWHSSDGEFALVNVGLSTSKEITITDTFSIPLSGAVILNPDTEQFYVVVGVSF, from the coding sequence ATGAAAATCATTCAGAAACCATTAAGACTAATTAAAATTGCACTGATTGCCATTTTTGGTGTATCGCTTAGCTTAACTCTTCAACCCGAAACGGCCACCGCACAGGAGATAGATACCGGTGTTGATCTCTACAGTACCTACGTATTCCGGGGTGTGGCATTTTCCGGTCCGGCTATTCAGCCTTATGTTGAATTCAGCGCGGGAGGATTTGCGATCGGCGCATGGGGATCACAGGGGATCGACGGATCCGCAGCAGACGGGTATATGGGCTTCCAGGAGATGGATCTCTATGCTGCGTATGAGTTTGACTTCGGACTGAGCCTTGGAATAACCGACTACTACTATCCCGGTTCGGAATATTTCGATGGAGACAGTCACGCGTTTGAACTCAACGCCGGGTTTGAAATTGAAAACTTTTCTCTATCGGGGAATTACATCCTGAACGAAGCGGAAGGAGCCGGATCTTCCGGAAGCGATCTCTATTTTGAGGCGGGTCTTTCATTGGGTGCAGCAGACCTTTTCCTGGGTGCAGGAGATGGCTGGCATTCCAGTGACGGAGAATTTGCACTTGTAAATGTTGGCCTTTCAACCAGCAAGGAGATTACAATTACCGATACATTTTCTATTCCGCTCAGTGGCGCAGTGATTCTGAATCCCGATACGGAACAGTTCTATGTAGTTGTAGGCGTGTCGTTTTAG
- a CDS encoding protein-L-isoaspartate(D-aspartate) O-methyltransferase, translated as MKDRHNRKYANRRKKLAADIRKKGISDERVIQAIEQIPRHLFVDSALEKRAYEDSALPISCGQTISQPYTVAAQTEHLQLQKGEKILEIGTGSGYQAAILCHMGAEVYSVERHEPLYLSARKVLKDLGFRPHLKCGDGTLGWSAYAPYDGIVVTAGAPVVPEDLIQQLSVGGRLIVPVGDQKVQTMTRITRVSEDEYKQEQLKQYKFVPLIGEKGWD; from the coding sequence ATGAAAGACAGACACAACCGGAAATATGCAAACCGGCGGAAGAAACTGGCCGCAGACATTCGGAAAAAAGGTATTTCCGATGAACGGGTAATCCAGGCGATTGAACAGATCCCGAGACATCTCTTTGTAGATTCCGCCCTTGAAAAACGCGCGTACGAAGATAGTGCACTGCCCATTTCCTGCGGGCAGACCATCTCGCAGCCGTACACCGTGGCGGCTCAGACAGAACACCTGCAACTTCAAAAGGGTGAAAAAATCCTGGAAATTGGCACCGGTTCTGGGTACCAGGCCGCCATACTTTGCCATATGGGAGCAGAAGTTTACAGTGTGGAACGTCATGAACCGCTATACCTCAGTGCCCGGAAAGTGCTGAAAGATCTCGGATTTCGTCCTCATCTGAAATGCGGGGACGGTACACTTGGCTGGTCGGCTTACGCGCCATATGACGGCATTGTGGTGACCGCCGGTGCGCCTGTCGTCCCGGAAGACCTGATTCAGCAGCTATCGGTCGGCGGGCGTTTGATTGTTCCGGTTGGAGATCAAAAAGTGCAAACCATGACGCGAATTACGCGGGTATCGGAGGATGAATACAAACAGGAGCAGCTAAAACAGTATAAGTTTGTACCGCTGATTGGCGAAAAAGGGTGGGATTGA